One region of Eupeodes corollae chromosome 1, idEupCoro1.1, whole genome shotgun sequence genomic DNA includes:
- the LOC129938994 gene encoding phosphomevalonate kinase: MANAKYIILLSGKRKCGKDYLAEQLNKRLGERSQIIRISCPIKTEWAKKLNLDLEELLSDGPYKEKYRKEMIEWSDKVRAEDYGFFCKAAMSNADREIVIVSDIRRKNDIKYFRETYGDKVLTIRITCPEIIRAERGWIYQLGVDDVQSECDLDDYEQWDLIIENNGSLKGDLLVALIFAKFQFD, from the exons ATGGCAAATGCCaagtatataattttgttaagtgGAAAACGAAAGTGTGGCAAGGACTACCTTGCTGAACAATTGAATAAAAG ATTAGGTGAACGTAGTCAAATCATAAGAATCTCGTGTCCAATCAAAACCGAATGGGCAAAGAAACTCAATTTAGATCTCGAAGAATTGCTAAGTGATGGACCGTATAAAGAGAAATACCGAAAAGAAATGATTGAATGGAGCGACAAAGTTCGTGCCGAGGATTATGGCTTCTTTTGCAAAGCTGCTATGTCAAATG CTGACCGTGAAATTGTTATTGTTAGCGATATCAGGCGTAAGAATGACATAAAATACTTCAGAGAAACATACGGTGATAAGGTATTGACAATACGTATAACTTGTCCAGAAATAATACGAGCTGAACGTGGATGGATCTATCAATTGGGTGTAGATGATGTGCAATCCGAATGCGACCTGGATGATTATGAGCAATGGGACCTGATAATTGAGAATAATGGATCACTTAAAGGGGATCTTTTGGTGGCCTTGATATTTGCAAAGTTCCAATTTGATTAA
- the LOC129938678 gene encoding interferon-related developmental regulator 2, with protein sequence MPKKNRKGGKGRGGDSNSEDESVNDNASLYSYVSENAASVEDSDDLSSNERYEEKFMQALENATEKSAQTRAQALQSICEILMHRFMPDFVEDRKVTLIDCIEKSIRRGKGAEQVWGAKLAPLLVLQLGGEEVVSKALNQFLLTTMQDKSVSFDARAKCCTALGLLNFLGGDDIGDLLPMMQFFEAIFSGSYLRGDDKTPISVNAEAGTLHAEALSAWGLLLTLIPSGDFVNIMTTGQQMLPSIKKLMGLLQSPHLDVRMAAGETIALIFESGRSHDDDFLEEHIVDLTEAVKQLATDSHKYRAKRDRKAQRATFRDVLRYLEEDISPEITIRFGTESLVLDTWAVHHQYTALCSVMGPGMTSHLQENDFIREIFQLGSKVTGLNPIPKSVKTSKLERHLMNAAAFKARTITRGKNRDKRSAVFT encoded by the exons ATGCCGAAAAAGAACCGCAAGGGTGGTAAAG gACGTGGAGGCGATTCCAACTCCGAAGATGAGTCAGTCAATGACAATGCAAGTTTGTATTCTTATGTCTCAGAGAATGCAGCATCCGTTGAAGATTCGGATGATCTCTCATCGAATGAACGATATGAAGAGAAATTCATGCAAGCCTTAGAAAATGCAACTGAGAAATCAGCTCAAACTCGTGCTCAAGCATTGCAGAGcatttgtgaaattttaatgCATCGTTTTATGCCCGATTTTGTTGAAGATCGCAAAGTCACTCTTATCGATTGCATTGAGAAATCAATTCGTCGTGGAAAAGGTGCTGAGCAAGTATGGGGAGCCAAGCTGGCACCATTATTAGTTTTGCAATTAGGTGGAGAAGAAGTTGTATCGAAAGCTTTGAATCAATTCTTGCTCACAACTATGCAAGACAAATCGGTTAGTTTCGATGCTAGGGCGAAATGTTGCACCGCACTGGGTCTATTGAATTTCCTTGGTGGTGATGATATTGGTGATCTCTTGCCAATGATGCAATTCTTTGAAGCTATCTTTAGTGGAAGCTATTTGCGAGGTGATGATAAGACACCTATTTCAGTAAATGCAGAGGCAGGTACTTTGCATGCTGAAGCTTTGTCTGCATGGGGACTGCTTCTCACTTTGATTCCGAGTGGAGATTTTGTCAATATAATGACCACTGGGCAGCAGATGCTACC GTCCATCAAGAAACTCATGGGACTATTGCAGTCACCTCATTTGGATGTTCGCATGGCAGCCGGCGAGACCATTGCATTAATTTTCGAAAGTGGTCGCTCTCACGATGATGATTTCTTGGAAGAACACATTGTCGATCTCACAGAAGCCGTCAAGCAATTGGCTACTGATTCGCACAAATATAGGGCAAAGCGAGATCGCAAGGCACAACGTGCAACATTCCGTGATgtcttaagatatttagag gAGGACATATCACCAGAAATTACCATTCGTTTTGGTACGGAATCCCTTGTACTTGATACTTGGGCCGTTCATCATCAATATACAGCATTATGTTCAGTCATGGGTCCCGGCATGACATCTCATTTACAAGAAAATGACTTTATTCGTGAAATTTTCCAACTGGGTTCAAAAGTCACTGGCCTTAATCCAATTCCCAAAAGtgttaaaacatcaaaattgGAAAGa CATCTTATGAACGCCGCTGCATTCAAAGCACGTACAATTACCAGGGGAAAGAACCGAGACAAACGTTCAGctgtttttacttaa
- the LOC129938679 gene encoding uncharacterized protein LOC129938679, with amino-acid sequence MILTTTYRHDFNPPLTQRYNFIKPQQDEETNKIQTCDCNVETKITPPASAALDKQCGAVEWNSMAPVGRLIEPRLIPSPGQEYTNNKADGCKYDQPNRFLKILRTCYPDLYERLKATPTKELNRHLDAERLKTTYQIDYGNENEYPVDFSNYLDDTEENKNNITDELNEEERTCDKFKNDLMNEIHDKTNKSDEFDECVKKYKPVKYTFADSSRFSSSGNFSHWAAPPLIKKTTFTEYMDTISKTGCIIKKNNIHSHTKCQKGKNCRHKLIHTCPLLK; translated from the coding sequence ATGATATTAACAACAACTTATCGTCATGATTTCAATCCCCCATTGACTCAACggtacaattttataaaacctCAACAAGATGAAgagacaaataaaattcaaacttgTGACTGCAATGtagaaactaaaattacacCACCAGCATCTGCTGCTCTAGATAAACAATGTGGCGCTGTTGAATGGAATAGTATGGCACCTGTGGGACGATTAATTGAACCACGTCTTATACCTAGTCCTGGTCAAGAATACACCAATAATAAAGCTGATGGTTGCAAATATGATCAACCAAATCgatttcttaaaattcttcGAACATGTTATCCGGATTTGTATGAGAGATTAAAGGCAACACCAACCAAAGAATTAAATCGTCATTTGGATGCGGAACGATTGAAAACCACTTATCAAATTGACTACGGTAACGAAAATGAATATCCTgtagatttttcaaattatttggaTGAtactgaagaaaacaaaaataacataactGATGAACTTAATGAAGAAGAACGTACTTGTGATAAATTCAAGAATGATTTGATGAATGAAATACATGACAAGACGAACAAAAGCGATGAATTTGACGAATGCGTAAAGAAGTACAAACCAGTGAAATATACCTTTGCTGACAGTTCAAGATTTAGCAGTTCGGGAAATTTTTCACATTGGGCAGCACCACCATTgattaagaaaacaacatttaccgAGTATATGGATACGATAAGCAAAACTGGATGCATAATCAAGAAAAATAACATACACAGTCATACCAAGTGCCAAAAAGGAAAGAACTGTAGACATAAGTTGATTCATACTTGTCcacttttgaaatga
- the LOC129942666 gene encoding uncharacterized protein LOC129942666: MLPSLHALMRCSSSALKNAPPNDDSVATCSGRGDCLNGTCLCEIRYAGDECSAFNLPYHAGISGVFYFVAVVSVIQLIICIIAEYQRLKQPSFLRACRLTTQKFLYFMVFLAASIRGAYFTTPRDLQPTWAATLMSAYYPLLMTCSSLVVCLWAEIFHLRDVHWEKSQFLSKSFLGFVAFNFFLYSLFGVEVFSSLIIPNSQIYAHIFNGIYAALLLIVVVFFLIYGVEVFFKLRGGFVYDSSGNILGPNEAIVNASQLHQSRLGLLSQAIMLIVIVGFLTSETLGDFWKKKVPVYSRNWHDIVFRIAEIGVALWFPCCLWNSMAPEQLWILNPRKLLRRQIDPSIPSTSSENKGRELEEGQSFILEKLCWICYDADKPEPLIQPCKCTGDVSSVHHECLKRWLVESCSSTADAILSCKVCGSPYEIEKAKKLDWEKGFTIQHWAKTIILVTLMCVSGACAWVVIQLYVDPLIRILTVGIAVLIGYVCIKCLGENTVVAYQRAKVSSINIVTNSETERLHTICEDVGSQ, from the exons ATGCTCCCCAGTTTGCATGCATTAATGAGGTGCTCCTCTAGTGCATTAAAAAACGCCCCACCCAACGATGACTCTGTAGCCACATGTTCGGGTCGGGGCGATTGTCTAAATGGCACATGTCTCTGTGAAATACGTTATGCTGGCGATGAATGTTCTGCATTCAATTTACCCTATCATGCCGGGATATCgggagtattttattttgtagctGTAGTTTCGGTAATACAGTTGATAATATGTATTATTGCCGAATATCAAAGGCTGAAGCAGCCCTCATTTTTACGAGCATGTCGTCTAACAACAcagaaatttttatattttatggtaTTTTTGGCGGCATCAATTCGTGGAGCTTACTTTACAACTCCG cgtGATCTTCAACCAACATGGGCTGCCACACTAATGTCTGCATATTATCCATTGCTGATGACATGCTCTTCATTGGTTGTGTGCCTTTGGGCagag attTTCCATCTGCGTGACGTTCATTGGGAAAAATCACAATTTCTATCGAAAAGCTTCCTCGGTTTTGTTGCTTTTAATTTCTTCCTATATAGTTTGTTTGGAGTAGAGGTATTCTCATCACTAATTATCCCCAATAGCCAAATCTACGCACACATATTTAATGGCATTTATGCAGCGCTTCTGCTAATAGTTGTTGTATTTTTCCTGATCTATGGCGTTGAAGTGTTCTTTAAGTTACGCGGTGGTTTTGTCTACGATTCAAGCGGTAATATCTTAGGTCCCAATGAAGCTATAGTCAATGCATCACAATTACATCAATCACGATTGGGACTGTTAAGTCAGGCAATTATGTTGATTGTTATTGTCGGTTTCCTAACCTCAGAGACTTTGGGcgatttttggaagaaaaa agTCCCAGTTTACTCACGCAATTGGCATGATATTGTCTTCCGTATTGCTGAAATTGGAGTGGCTTTATGGTTCCCCTGTTGCTTATGGAATTCTATGGCTCCCGAACAACtttggattctaaatccgcgtAAATTACTTCGTCGTCAAATTGATCCCAGCATTCCTTCAACATCGAGCGAAAACAAAGGCAGGGAACTAGAAGAAGGACAATCTTTTATTCTGGAAAAGCTATGTTGGATTTGCTATGATGCCGATAAACCAGAACCACTTATTCAACCATGCAAATGCACCGGCGATGTGAGTTCAGTACATCATGAATGTTTGAAACGATGGTTGGTGGAAAGTTGTAGTAGTACCGCAGATGCGATATTATCTTGCAAAGTCTGTGGATCACCATATGAGATCGAGAAAGCGAAGAA ACTTGATTGGGAAAAAGGATTCACTATTCAGCACTGGGCCAAAACTATTATCTTGGTCACCCTCATGTGTGTCTCTGGGGCATGTGCATGGGTAGTCATTCAGCTCTATGTCGATCCTTTAATTCGTATATTAACCGTTGGTATAGCTGTGCTCATTGGATATGTTTGTATTAAATGTCTGGGTGAAAATACTGTAGTTGCTTATCAAAGAGCTAAAGTAAGTTCGATAAATATCGTTACCAATAGTGAAACAGAGAGATTACATACGATTTGTGAAGACGTTGGTAGTCAATGA